One genomic segment of Pedobacter endophyticus includes these proteins:
- a CDS encoding RNA polymerase sigma factor, with protein sequence MSIYNLSAEKILLQKIAEGDEFAFKHVFELYKSRVYSFVVKFVHSKADAEEIVQDTFFTIWQKRDTLPNIEHPRNYIYTIVRNKTYNYLNQASKNQKILAQIWANMQVEGNNIEDLTNFKDSELLIKQGLQNLPQQKQQIFKMSREEGLSHEEIAAQIGLSKSRVKNIIVETLKYLRHHLSINTLKISISALLTYLFSQS encoded by the coding sequence ATGTCTATTTACAACCTATCAGCGGAGAAGATATTGCTGCAAAAAATTGCCGAAGGCGATGAGTTTGCGTTTAAGCATGTTTTTGAGCTGTATAAAAGCAGGGTTTATAGTTTTGTTGTTAAGTTTGTGCACTCAAAGGCCGATGCCGAAGAGATTGTTCAGGATACATTCTTCACCATTTGGCAAAAAAGAGACACCCTTCCAAATATCGAACATCCACGCAACTACATTTATACCATTGTTCGCAACAAAACTTACAATTATTTAAATCAGGCTTCGAAAAATCAGAAAATACTTGCGCAAATATGGGCCAACATGCAGGTAGAGGGTAACAATATTGAAGATTTAACTAATTTTAAAGATAGCGAGCTGCTTATTAAACAAGGTCTGCAAAATTTACCCCAGCAAAAACAGCAAATATTTAAAATGAGCCGCGAAGAAGGTTTAAGTCACGAAGAAATTGCGGCGCAAATTGGTTTATCCAAAAGCAGGGTTAAAAATATTATCGTCGAAACGTTGAAATATCTTCGCCACCACCTTTCCATTAACACCTTAAAAATCAGCATTTCAGCACTGCTTACTTACCTGTTTTCTCAAAGCTGA
- a CDS encoding sialidase family protein, whose protein sequence is MQAQQTKAKGLPGTVVAHQASHAKVYIGSPSIAILPNGDYLAAHDFFGEDSSEWTATKTAIYRSKNRGEAWKLETEIMGAFWSSLFVHKNNIYLLGTDRHFGNVVIRKSTDNGTHWTEPRDENSGLLLTGEYHTSAVPVVVYEGRIWRALETASGVEPDWGKRFGAMMISAPANTDLLKAANWTTSHSLPYHSAYLNGNFNGWLEGNAVVAPNGEIYNILRVDDKTSLTEKVALVSVDKNGLLASFDQNKDFVDFPGGSKKFTIRYDQVSASYWALVNNVPERHREAYHGQNPSLIRNTLSLISSSDLRNWTIRKEVLHHPNADHYGFQYADWVIDGNDLIFLSRTTWPDSNFEAGNSRQSKYLTFHKIFDFRALLNV, encoded by the coding sequence ATGCAAGCACAACAGACAAAAGCCAAAGGATTGCCGGGTACAGTAGTTGCACATCAAGCAAGCCATGCCAAGGTATACATTGGTTCACCAAGCATTGCAATACTTCCAAACGGCGATTATTTGGCGGCACACGATTTTTTCGGCGAAGATAGTAGCGAGTGGACTGCGACCAAAACCGCTATTTACCGCAGTAAAAACCGCGGCGAGGCCTGGAAACTGGAAACCGAAATTATGGGTGCGTTCTGGAGCAGTTTGTTTGTGCATAAAAACAATATTTATTTATTGGGTACCGATAGGCACTTTGGCAATGTGGTTATCCGTAAATCGACTGATAACGGCACACATTGGACGGAGCCCAGAGATGAGAATAGTGGTTTACTTTTAACCGGTGAGTACCATACTTCGGCGGTGCCGGTGGTTGTATATGAAGGCCGTATTTGGCGAGCTTTGGAAACCGCATCAGGTGTTGAACCTGATTGGGGCAAAAGGTTCGGCGCCATGATGATCTCGGCACCTGCAAATACTGATTTGCTAAAGGCAGCCAATTGGACAACGAGCCATTCATTACCCTACCATTCGGCGTATCTGAATGGGAATTTTAACGGTTGGCTGGAAGGTAACGCCGTAGTTGCGCCTAACGGGGAAATTTACAATATACTTCGTGTTGATGATAAAACAAGCTTAACCGAAAAGGTTGCCTTAGTAAGCGTAGATAAAAACGGGCTGCTTGCTTCATTTGATCAAAATAAAGATTTTGTAGATTTTCCTGGTGGGAGTAAAAAATTTACGATTAGATATGATCAGGTGTCTGCCAGCTATTGGGCACTCGTAAATAATGTTCCAGAGCGACATAGGGAAGCCTATCACGGTCAAAATCCATCGTTAATAAGAAACACACTTTCATTGATCAGTTCGAGTGATTTAAGAAACTGGACGATAAGAAAAGAGGTTTTACATCATCCCAATGCCGATCATTATGGATTTCAATATGCCGACTGGGTTATTGATGGAAACGACCTGATATTCCTCTCGAGAACAACCTGGCCCGATTCAAATTTTGAAGCAGGGAATAGTCGGCAATCTAAATACCTTACTTTCCACAAAATTTTCGACTTTAGAGCGCTACTCAACGTTTAA
- a CDS encoding DapH/DapD/GlmU-related protein, whose protein sequence is MENTTIFERLRAGEPIRLNDPEYDQINEVVNSTLRLSQQLNSSADIDAVRNVLGEITGKRIDESTVIFAPFYTNFGRFTSIGKNVFINHACSFLDMGGITIEDKVLIGPRVNLVTENHPLDPADRRALITKPIIIRQSAWIGAGATILPGVTIGQNAVVAAGAVVAKDVAPNTVVGGVPAKFIKNI, encoded by the coding sequence ATGGAAAACACAACTATTTTTGAACGGTTGAGAGCGGGCGAACCGATCAGGCTGAATGACCCGGAGTATGACCAGATAAATGAGGTGGTAAACAGCACGCTGCGGCTTTCGCAGCAGCTTAACAGCAGCGCAGATATTGATGCAGTGCGTAATGTACTTGGAGAAATTACCGGTAAAAGGATCGACGAAAGTACTGTTATTTTTGCGCCTTTTTATACCAACTTCGGCAGGTTTACCAGCATAGGCAAAAATGTATTTATCAATCATGCCTGTTCATTTCTTGACATGGGCGGAATCACTATTGAGGATAAGGTTTTGATTGGACCAAGGGTAAATCTGGTTACTGAAAACCATCCGTTAGACCCGGCCGATCGGAGGGCCCTGATTACTAAACCGATCATCATCAGGCAAAGCGCATGGATTGGTGCAGGTGCAACCATTTTGCCGGGGGTAACCATTGGCCAAAATGCCGTGGTTGCCGCTGGCGCCGTTGTAGCAAAAGATGTGGCCCCAAATACCGTTGTGGGCGGCGTTCCGGCAAAATTCATCAAAAACATTTAA
- a CDS encoding alpha/beta hydrolase gives MKILRTKLLLTAAVCGVLYLPADLNAQTSAQQFTVVPVTAENGAYSIEPALPEDGKVAAGTVLTLKATPAADYALDAIYYTVKGGMWGTTNHESFSPKMKITVNSDMKVGATFVPKSLVNGIDETHDVVYAKPGIKPLKYDVYAPKGAKNLPCIVIIHGGGWSSNNEDIMRGLARELVKGGRYVVFSIDYRWINKLDGDAQPVYMHNLIEDVFGAIAHIQQNAAKYGADGSRMGVTGDSAGGHLAEAAATLSPMIGDQGFGLTDSIYNYMPSYLPKGKTVAAVRTQIVNAIKAVAPSYGVSEAADFAGLIQQKDKGYWDAISPARHVPNTDERQLPHFLVRGTKDPIVSNAMVQRYADALNSAGQKAEYIQVEGAGHAFFDWKPDATTRATFHQYGVPYAAKMLSFFDSVFYKK, from the coding sequence ATGAAAATATTAAGAACAAAGCTGCTATTGACGGCGGCGGTTTGTGGAGTTTTATATCTGCCTGCCGATTTAAATGCACAAACATCTGCACAGCAGTTTACGGTAGTGCCTGTTACTGCCGAAAACGGGGCCTACAGTATCGAACCGGCATTACCCGAAGACGGAAAAGTGGCTGCGGGTACGGTACTTACGTTGAAGGCCACGCCTGCAGCTGATTATGCCTTAGATGCCATTTATTATACCGTTAAGGGAGGTATGTGGGGAACAACGAATCACGAAAGCTTTTCGCCAAAAATGAAGATAACGGTAAACAGCGACATGAAGGTTGGCGCAACGTTTGTTCCAAAATCGTTGGTGAATGGAATTGACGAAACGCATGATGTGGTTTATGCCAAACCAGGCATTAAGCCGCTAAAGTACGATGTTTACGCACCAAAAGGGGCTAAAAACCTGCCCTGTATTGTGATTATTCATGGTGGCGGCTGGTCGTCAAATAACGAGGATATTATGCGGGGCCTCGCCCGAGAATTGGTGAAAGGCGGTCGTTATGTGGTTTTCAGTATCGATTACCGCTGGATAAACAAACTGGATGGCGATGCGCAACCAGTTTATATGCACAATTTAATTGAAGATGTATTTGGTGCTATTGCGCACATTCAGCAAAATGCCGCTAAGTATGGTGCCGACGGAAGCCGCATGGGCGTAACAGGCGACAGTGCGGGTGGCCATTTAGCAGAGGCCGCGGCAACGCTTAGCCCCATGATTGGCGATCAGGGATTTGGCCTCACCGATAGCATTTATAACTACATGCCCAGCTATTTACCAAAGGGGAAAACGGTTGCTGCTGTGAGAACGCAAATTGTTAATGCCATTAAGGCCGTTGCCCCAAGCTACGGAGTTTCTGAAGCTGCTGATTTTGCTGGCTTGATTCAACAAAAAGACAAAGGCTACTGGGATGCAATTTCGCCCGCCAGGCACGTTCCGAATACTGATGAGCGCCAATTGCCACACTTCCTGGTACGGGGTACCAAAGATCCGATAGTTTCAAATGCAATGGTGCAGCGCTATGCAGATGCGTTAAATTCGGCAGGGCAAAAAGCAGAATATATTCAGGTTGAGGGCGCGGGACATGCTTTTTTCGATTGGAAGCCCGATGCCACAACCAGGGCTACCTTTCATCAATACGGCGTGCCTTATGCGGCAAAGATGCTGTCGTTTTTCGATAGCGTATTTTATAAAAAATGA
- a CDS encoding FecR family protein: MPENNDRINLLLEQYINKTISESDFNELFDYISKDENRHIFDDFMKKVDKISLPDADVHHIDWQQMYDNIVAGKKEKSRFAILVTIGKTITIAASLIMTMYLGYKFFNKQPVDYAVQTTAKQDLVPGSNKAILKLADGSEIILNNAQNGVLTQQGHSKVSKSNDGLIEYNEQTANGEETVYVNTLSTPRGGQYKLMLPDKSLVWLNAQSSITFPSAFTGKQRKVSVTGEAYFEVTKDKTKPFMVETGSSSVEVLGTHFNVNVYPNEENAAITLLEGSIKLNHNNSSKLLLPGQQAIYNAHSSGIELKRVDLDNVVDWKNGLFIFEDASVAEVMRQIERWYNVDVKYIGKTPDIKFNGVISRNNNVSKLLKLLQAAGNIDFKINEKTIEVKQINK; this comes from the coding sequence ATGCCAGAAAACAACGATAGAATTAACCTTTTATTAGAACAATACATCAATAAGACCATTTCTGAGTCTGATTTTAACGAACTGTTTGATTACATCAGCAAAGATGAAAACAGACACATTTTCGACGACTTTATGAAAAAGGTTGACAAAATCAGTTTGCCGGATGCAGATGTGCACCATATTGATTGGCAACAGATGTACGATAATATTGTTGCGGGTAAAAAAGAGAAATCCAGATTTGCGATTCTGGTAACGATCGGAAAAACGATCACTATTGCGGCATCGCTCATCATGACTATGTATTTGGGCTATAAATTCTTCAATAAACAACCTGTAGATTACGCTGTACAAACAACAGCGAAGCAAGACCTGGTGCCGGGAAGCAATAAGGCGATTTTAAAACTGGCAGATGGTTCTGAAATTATCCTTAATAATGCACAAAATGGCGTGTTAACGCAGCAAGGACATTCGAAAGTGAGCAAAAGCAACGACGGTTTAATTGAATACAATGAGCAAACGGCCAACGGCGAAGAAACGGTTTATGTAAATACGCTATCTACTCCCCGTGGCGGCCAGTATAAGCTGATGTTACCCGACAAAAGCCTGGTATGGCTCAATGCGCAATCGTCGATCACTTTCCCATCGGCGTTTACAGGCAAACAAAGGAAAGTGTCTGTTACCGGCGAAGCTTATTTTGAGGTTACGAAAGACAAAACTAAGCCTTTTATGGTAGAAACCGGCAGCTCGAGCGTTGAAGTGCTTGGCACGCATTTTAACGTAAATGTTTATCCCAACGAAGAAAACGCAGCCATTACACTTTTGGAAGGATCTATCAAGCTCAATCACAACAACTCGTCAAAACTACTTTTGCCCGGACAGCAGGCTATTTATAATGCGCACAGCAGTGGCATAGAATTGAAGCGAGTTGATTTGGATAATGTTGTTGACTGGAAAAATGGGTTGTTCATTTTTGAAGATGCGAGCGTTGCGGAGGTAATGCGCCAGATAGAAAGATGGTACAATGTTGATGTAAAATATATTGGCAAAACGCCCGACATTAAGTTTAACGGCGTAATTAGCAGGAATAACAATGTATCGAAGTTATTAAAATTACTTCAGGCAGCCGGAAATATTGACTTTAAAATAAATGAGAAAACAATAGAAGTAAAACAAATCAACAAATAA
- a CDS encoding TonB-dependent receptor, with amino-acid sequence MKDCLQSEMGTPMPKNVTKLKRRSYAFKAFLVMKFTAIIIFCLALQVSGKTMAQKITLSAKNATLKTIFKEVRRQTGYYFIYTNESIRAAGLVNLNARDLTLEQVLKAIFSTQPLTYTIEDKTIVVSAKREVKSTRVDRIISGTVTSSDDNSTLPGVSVRVKGKNGGVITDSDGKYAINLPDGETTLVYSYLGYASKEVIVGAGNTLNVQLTVENKQLEEVVVQAYGTVRKSALTNSVSTISAKELESRPISNLSTALVGAAPGIQTTTGSGQPGAGPAVRIRGFGTINGGSDPLYVVDGAPYEGALNNINPDDIESISVLKDASASALYGSRAANGVILITTKKGKDSPPSLTFKTTQGLNSRGLSDYEKVDAYQYFPLLWESMRNSLVSGGATLDAANTQASNNIVGSLISNPFNVPDNQVVLTNGAINPAASLVYPEDLDWRDQLRRTGLRSEYNVNYRGGSNKSDFFGSLNYLKDEGYSVLTDFNRYSGRVNMNSQIKKWIKTGINLSGSVQKTKVGNEDSGIWENPFYTDLIFAPIYAVHKHNADGTYVLDALGNQVYDEGYTRPIAPGRNVLAETEYNDNFTERNFVSGRTYAEISFLKNFKLTTNFSLDLNNYKFSVFDSPIIGDGLTSNGRSNRTNSTTRTININQLLNYNRSFGRHNVDVLAGHEAYQRRYDYNFGSAAGQIVSGSTELKNFANILSLTSYQDNYRIESYFGRLQYDFDGKYFASASYRTDGSSKFSPDYRWGKFWSVGAGWQISKEEFFKVAWIDNLKLRGSYGQVGSDDLGGYYLYQTFYDTGFKNGNEAGIKQSLVLGNEEIRWESNNNMDVALEFGLLKNRISGSVEYFNRSTDNLLFNVPLALSSGLSSQNQNFGSLYNRGVEIQLDGTPVKTKSFKWNIGINWTRLTNKISKLPFDEYIDGTKKYMVGQSRYDYWLRDYYGVDPDTGSELFVANATATGTKTMPDGTVVTTSGSSAQYHYAGSAIPDFYGSINNTFTYKNFALDFRFIYQVGGVSFDNDYQTLMYNGTYGRALHVDALDRWQTPGQITDVPKRTIGATMYDSDRWLVDASYLYLRAANFSYSLPKKFTRKLTISNARVFLTGENLFMKSYRKGFDPSQAYNGNSSYTYAPTRIISLGLNVTL; translated from the coding sequence ATGAAAGATTGTCTACAATCTGAAATGGGCACCCCTATGCCCAAAAACGTTACAAAACTAAAAAGAAGAAGTTATGCCTTTAAAGCTTTTTTGGTCATGAAATTTACAGCAATCATTATTTTTTGCCTGGCCCTGCAAGTTAGCGGTAAAACAATGGCGCAAAAGATTACCTTATCTGCAAAAAACGCCACTTTAAAAACTATTTTTAAGGAAGTGAGGAGGCAAACCGGCTATTATTTCATTTACACCAACGAATCCATCAGAGCGGCCGGCTTAGTGAACTTAAACGCCAGAGACTTGACCCTGGAACAAGTGCTTAAGGCAATTTTCAGTACGCAGCCACTCACCTACACTATTGAAGATAAAACGATTGTTGTAAGCGCCAAACGCGAAGTAAAATCAACGCGGGTTGATCGAATAATCTCCGGTACCGTTACCAGCAGCGACGATAACAGCACCTTACCCGGGGTTTCGGTTCGCGTTAAGGGCAAAAACGGCGGCGTGATTACCGACTCAGACGGAAAATACGCCATTAATCTGCCTGATGGAGAAACCACCCTTGTTTATTCGTACTTAGGCTATGCCAGCAAAGAGGTGATAGTTGGCGCTGGTAACACTTTAAATGTTCAGTTAACTGTAGAAAATAAGCAGCTCGAAGAAGTTGTTGTACAGGCTTACGGAACGGTTAGAAAAAGTGCACTGACCAATTCGGTATCAACAATTAGCGCAAAAGAGTTAGAATCGAGGCCAATTTCAAACCTGAGCACGGCGTTGGTTGGTGCTGCACCCGGCATTCAAACCACTACAGGTAGCGGGCAGCCCGGCGCTGGCCCGGCGGTGCGTATCCGCGGGTTCGGAACAATTAATGGTGGCTCTGATCCACTATATGTTGTAGATGGTGCCCCGTACGAAGGTGCCCTGAACAACATCAACCCCGACGATATTGAGAGCATTTCTGTATTGAAAGATGCATCTGCATCTGCTTTATATGGATCGAGAGCAGCAAACGGCGTAATCTTAATTACAACCAAAAAAGGAAAAGACAGCCCGCCAAGCTTAACTTTTAAAACAACACAGGGCTTAAATTCAAGAGGCTTGTCTGATTATGAAAAGGTTGATGCTTACCAATATTTCCCTCTGCTATGGGAATCGATGCGCAATAGTTTGGTGAGCGGCGGGGCAACGCTTGATGCTGCGAACACCCAGGCATCAAATAATATTGTGGGTTCGTTAATTTCAAATCCGTTCAATGTGCCCGATAATCAGGTAGTTTTAACAAACGGCGCTATCAATCCTGCCGCCAGCCTCGTTTATCCCGAAGATTTAGATTGGAGAGATCAGTTACGACGCACCGGTTTACGCAGCGAATACAACGTTAATTACCGCGGTGGAAGCAATAAAAGTGATTTCTTTGGCTCGTTAAACTATTTGAAAGATGAAGGTTACTCTGTGTTAACCGATTTCAACAGGTACAGCGGCAGGGTAAATATGAACTCGCAAATTAAGAAGTGGATAAAAACAGGCATTAACCTTTCTGGTTCGGTTCAAAAGACAAAAGTGGGTAATGAGGACAGTGGAATTTGGGAAAATCCGTTTTACACCGACCTTATCTTCGCCCCTATTTATGCCGTACATAAGCACAATGCCGATGGAACCTACGTTTTGGATGCACTCGGAAACCAGGTTTACGATGAGGGTTATACCCGCCCAATTGCACCCGGAAGAAACGTTTTGGCTGAAACGGAATACAACGACAACTTTACCGAAAGAAACTTTGTTAGCGGCCGTACCTATGCCGAAATTTCTTTCTTAAAAAACTTTAAGCTTACCACCAATTTCAGTCTCGACTTAAACAATTACAAGTTTAGTGTTTTCGATAGTCCGATTATCGGTGATGGGCTTACCTCAAACGGAAGAAGCAACCGCACCAACTCAACAACAAGGACAATCAACATTAATCAGTTATTAAACTACAATCGCTCATTTGGGCGCCACAACGTAGATGTGCTGGCTGGTCATGAAGCTTACCAACGTCGTTACGATTATAACTTTGGCAGTGCCGCTGGTCAGATTGTTTCAGGGTCTACCGAGTTGAAAAACTTTGCCAATATCCTGTCGTTAACTTCTTATCAGGATAATTACCGCATCGAATCTTACTTCGGACGGCTTCAATACGATTTCGATGGAAAATATTTTGCCTCGGCATCGTACAGAACGGATGGCTCATCGAAATTTTCGCCCGATTATCGCTGGGGTAAATTTTGGTCGGTTGGCGCCGGATGGCAAATTAGCAAAGAGGAATTTTTCAAAGTTGCCTGGATCGATAACCTGAAGCTTCGCGGATCTTACGGACAGGTTGGCTCCGATGATTTGGGTGGCTATTACTTATACCAAACATTTTACGATACAGGTTTTAAAAATGGAAATGAGGCCGGCATCAAACAATCGCTCGTCTTGGGAAATGAAGAAATCAGATGGGAATCGAACAACAATATGGACGTTGCGCTGGAGTTCGGCCTGTTAAAAAACCGCATATCCGGTAGCGTAGAATATTTTAACCGCTCTACCGATAATCTCTTGTTTAATGTTCCATTGGCACTTTCATCCGGTCTATCTTCTCAAAATCAAAACTTCGGCAGTTTGTACAATCGCGGTGTAGAGATTCAGCTAGACGGAACGCCTGTGAAAACCAAAAGTTTTAAATGGAATATTGGCATCAATTGGACCCGTCTTACCAATAAAATTTCCAAACTTCCATTTGATGAATACATCGATGGAACCAAAAAATACATGGTGGGTCAATCGCGATATGATTATTGGTTGAGAGACTATTACGGAGTAGATCCCGATACCGGATCGGAGCTTTTTGTTGCCAACGCAACGGCAACCGGCACCAAAACAATGCCCGATGGAACAGTGGTTACCACCAGCGGAAGTAGCGCTCAGTACCATTACGCAGGCTCGGCAATTCCTGATTTTTACGGCAGCATAAACAACACATTTACCTACAAAAACTTCGCTCTCGATTTCAGATTTATCTATCAGGTGGGCGGCGTTTCGTTCGATAACGACTATCAAACGCTAATGTACAACGGCACTTACGGACGTGCCCTGCATGTTGACGCCTTAGACCGTTGGCAAACACCAGGACAAATTACCGATGTACCAAAAAGAACCATTGGCGCAACTATGTACGATAGCGACCGTTGGCTGGTAGATGCATCTTATTTGTATTTAAGAGCAGCAAACTTTAGCTATTCACTTCCGAAAAAGTTTACCAGAAAATTAACGATCAGCAATGCAAGGGTATTTTTAACCGGCGAAAACCTGTTTATGAAATCGTACAGAAAAGGTTTCGATCCCTCTCAGGCGTATAACGGAAATTCGAGCTATACTTATGCGCCAACCAGAATCATTTCTTTAGGTTTAAACGTAACGCTTTAA
- a CDS encoding cupin domain-containing protein, with product MAKHEEVKDGVIFPIGAKNDAYAQYFIGQSYLNGLVGGDPGVNVSVGLVTFEPGCRNNWHIHRDGYQILLVTGGEGWYQEEGKPARFLKQGDVVTTHDGVKHWHGASNASWFEHIAITAGKPEWLEPVSDEQYTAV from the coding sequence ATGGCAAAGCATGAAGAGGTAAAAGATGGTGTTATTTTTCCTATTGGAGCGAAAAACGATGCCTACGCTCAATATTTTATCGGACAGAGTTATTTAAATGGCCTTGTTGGGGGCGACCCTGGCGTAAATGTGAGCGTTGGCCTGGTAACTTTCGAACCCGGCTGTCGGAACAACTGGCACATTCATCGCGATGGGTATCAAATCTTATTGGTGACGGGAGGCGAAGGATGGTACCAGGAAGAAGGTAAACCCGCCCGGTTTTTAAAGCAGGGCGACGTGGTTACTACGCACGATGGCGTAAAACACTGGCACGGAGCAAGTAACGCCAGCTGGTTTGAACATATTGCAATTACTGCTGGCAAGCCGGAATGGCTTGAGCCGGTTTCTGATGAACAATATACGGCCGTTTAA
- a CDS encoding helix-turn-helix domain-containing protein: MNYKKSIMEEVKRIDTVRQYNEYVGVDTLHPLVSVVNFNEVPTILHHRHYMGIYAVFFKHISCGNITYGCQTYDYEDGTLVFVSPGQVYGVDSNGVAVVPSGYALVFHPDLLKGTHLGQTIRDYSFFSYEVNEALHLSKKEKTTIIESLRKIAAEIDQNLDKHSKTLIVSNIELFLNYCMRFYDRQFITRTHANKDILMRFENLLSDYFRSGKASEFGLPGVAYCAENLNLSPNYFGDLIKKETGNTALDYIQSKMIDLAKSYIFDRSKTLNEVASDLGFKYQQHFTRLFKQKTGLTPNEYRNQ; the protein is encoded by the coding sequence TTGAATTACAAAAAGAGCATTATGGAAGAGGTGAAAAGAATAGACACTGTTCGCCAGTACAATGAATATGTCGGCGTAGACACGCTCCATCCGTTGGTAAGTGTTGTAAATTTTAATGAGGTGCCCACCATTCTGCACCACAGGCATTACATGGGCATTTATGCGGTTTTTTTTAAGCACATCAGTTGTGGAAATATAACCTACGGATGCCAAACGTACGACTACGAGGATGGCACGCTGGTGTTTGTATCGCCGGGGCAGGTTTACGGGGTGGATAGCAACGGCGTTGCTGTGGTGCCATCTGGTTATGCGCTTGTTTTTCACCCCGATTTGCTAAAGGGCACGCATTTGGGACAGACGATCAGAGATTATAGCTTTTTTTCGTACGAAGTAAATGAAGCGCTGCACCTTTCAAAAAAGGAAAAAACCACCATCATTGAATCGCTCAGAAAGATTGCCGCCGAAATAGATCAGAATTTAGATAAGCATAGTAAAACGCTCATCGTTTCCAACATCGAATTATTTCTCAATTATTGCATGCGTTTTTACGATCGGCAGTTTATTACCCGCACCCACGCAAACAAGGATATTTTGATGCGGTTCGAAAATCTTTTGTCCGATTATTTCCGCTCCGGCAAAGCTTCCGAGTTTGGGCTGCCAGGTGTGGCTTATTGTGCAGAAAACCTAAACCTCTCTCCAAACTATTTCGGCGACCTGATAAAAAAGGAAACCGGAAATACCGCATTGGATTACATCCAGTCGAAAATGATCGATCTTGCAAAATCATACATCTTCGATCGATCTAAAACCCTAAATGAAGTTGCCAGCGATTTGGGCTTCAAATACCAGCAGCACTTTACAAGGCTATTTAAACAAAAAACGGGCTTAACGCCGAATGAATACCGAAACCAGTAA
- a CDS encoding cupin domain-containing protein, which translates to MKNLWIKMFAAIMLLAGNVNAQQTGKTKTTALNFIFEKGTPGPAQNFTGRAWNVGLVANDTVYNTVVGNVYFEPGARSNWHIHPAGQILMITDGKGFHQIKGQAKKMLKKGDIVECPPNVAHWHGASAETGMLQLYILPKTEKGIVTWLQKVTDEEYAKN; encoded by the coding sequence ATGAAAAATTTATGGATCAAAATGTTTGCAGCGATCATGCTGCTGGCCGGTAATGTTAACGCACAACAAACGGGCAAAACCAAAACGACCGCCCTCAACTTTATTTTTGAAAAGGGAACACCCGGGCCAGCACAAAACTTTACCGGCAGAGCTTGGAATGTGGGTTTGGTAGCTAACGACACCGTTTATAACACCGTTGTTGGCAATGTGTATTTTGAACCGGGCGCCCGAAGCAATTGGCACATCCATCCCGCTGGGCAAATCTTGATGATCACAGATGGGAAAGGTTTTCACCAAATTAAGGGACAAGCGAAAAAAATGCTGAAAAAAGGCGATATTGTGGAGTGCCCGCCAAATGTAGCGCATTGGCATGGTGCCAGTGCCGAGACTGGAATGCTGCAGCTATACATCCTGCCGAAAACAGAGAAAGGTATTGTAACCTGGCTGCAGAAAGTTACGGACGAGGAATACGCTAAAAATTAA